From the Ruania alkalisoli genome, one window contains:
- a CDS encoding siderophore ABC transporter substrate-binding protein: MSVKRPVALVSIAAATSLVVAACGGPDTASGSEGEESAETVTFTWDRNTAGEDEDPQYEETSVEAPVNPETIVAFDIASLDTVGALGGEIAGAPLDNVPDYLTGYLAEDAFNAGTLFEADLVEIEAQQPDLILVSGRSSALWEDLNEIAPTVDLSPAGTYLETLERNTEFLGQVLGAEEDAAEAVESLNSQIEDVRAQAAELGTGLGLMVSGGSLSALAASGGTEGGFTYRSGIMYDVFGVQPVIEDIQGATHGEPVSFEFVLEQNPDHLFVIDRDQAIGTEDAQAAAEVLDNDIINETVAAQNEQIHYLNPVAWYIVYGGLDTTQVMIDDISAAL; this comes from the coding sequence ATGTCTGTGAAGCGCCCTGTGGCCCTCGTCTCGATCGCGGCGGCAACCTCGCTCGTCGTGGCCGCGTGCGGCGGTCCCGATACCGCCTCCGGATCCGAGGGTGAGGAATCGGCCGAGACCGTCACCTTCACCTGGGATAGGAACACCGCCGGCGAGGACGAGGATCCGCAGTACGAGGAGACCAGCGTCGAGGCGCCAGTGAACCCGGAGACGATCGTCGCCTTCGACATCGCGAGCCTCGACACCGTGGGTGCTCTCGGCGGCGAGATCGCCGGCGCGCCGCTGGACAACGTGCCCGACTACCTCACCGGCTACCTGGCCGAGGATGCCTTCAACGCTGGCACCCTGTTCGAAGCCGACCTCGTCGAGATCGAGGCCCAGCAGCCCGACCTCATCCTCGTCTCCGGCCGCTCCTCCGCCCTGTGGGAGGACCTCAACGAGATCGCCCCGACTGTCGACCTGAGCCCGGCCGGTACCTACCTCGAGACCCTGGAGCGCAACACCGAGTTCCTCGGCCAGGTGCTCGGTGCTGAAGAGGACGCGGCTGAGGCCGTCGAGAGTCTCAACTCCCAGATCGAGGACGTGCGCGCTCAGGCGGCCGAGCTCGGCACCGGCCTGGGGCTGATGGTTTCCGGGGGTAGTCTCAGCGCGCTCGCTGCCAGTGGTGGCACCGAAGGTGGCTTCACCTACCGCAGCGGGATCATGTATGACGTCTTCGGCGTGCAGCCGGTGATCGAGGACATCCAGGGTGCCACGCACGGTGAGCCGGTTTCGTTCGAGTTCGTGCTCGAGCAGAACCCCGACCACCTGTTCGTGATCGATCGCGACCAAGCCATCGGCACCGAGGACGCGCAGGCAGCCGCTGAAGTGCTCGACAACGACATCATCAACGAGACCGTGGCCGCGCAGAACGAGCAGATCCACTACCTCAACCCCGTGGCCTGGTACATCGTCTACGGCGGCCTGGACACCACGCAGGTGATGATCGACGACATCTCCGCCGCTCTGTAG
- a CDS encoding MFS transporter translates to MTTAADHATSRRAVGVLIASNLLGGVGVASGVAVGGLLAERLGGTSVAGLGQAASVLGAAIAAVPLARLAARAGRRRSLALGYALATAGALTILTAAVVNQLIVLLAGLGLFGVAQAVNLQSRYAAGENATAATRGRTMAIVIWATTIGSVAGPNLTDPGNAAGIAAGLPSLAGPYLFSLVTFALAGTVIALFYPRLPTAQPTSLTSEPEPSREPEPSREPVGTLASLRWAGRHAVARYAVVLTACAHSVMVMVMVMTPVHLAHHGMSLTVVGVVISLHILGMFGLSPVFGWCADRFGGVRTGAGGMAGLVVALVLGLVAAQETAGGVLTAVALTVLGVGWSACVIGASALLAATEGHVRLPLQGATDAGMNGAGALAAALAGPILAWGGFTAVNVAGAVLLVPAVVVLVAALRAGRVKAPAVA, encoded by the coding sequence GTGACCACAGCCGCCGACCACGCCACCTCCCGCCGCGCCGTCGGCGTGCTCATCGCCAGCAATCTGCTGGGCGGCGTCGGCGTGGCCTCCGGGGTGGCTGTCGGCGGGCTGCTCGCCGAACGCCTCGGCGGGACGTCGGTGGCCGGCCTCGGCCAGGCCGCGAGCGTCCTCGGTGCGGCGATCGCCGCCGTTCCGCTGGCGCGCCTGGCAGCCCGGGCCGGCAGGCGGCGGTCCCTCGCCCTCGGGTACGCCCTCGCCACGGCGGGGGCCCTGACCATCCTGACGGCCGCCGTCGTGAATCAGTTGATCGTGCTCCTGGCAGGCCTGGGCCTGTTCGGGGTGGCGCAGGCAGTCAACCTGCAGTCCCGCTACGCCGCCGGCGAGAACGCCACCGCCGCCACCCGCGGGCGCACCATGGCGATCGTCATCTGGGCCACCACCATCGGCTCGGTCGCCGGGCCGAACCTCACCGACCCGGGCAACGCCGCCGGGATCGCCGCCGGCCTGCCCTCCCTCGCCGGCCCGTACCTGTTCTCCCTGGTCACCTTCGCGCTCGCCGGCACCGTGATCGCCCTGTTCTACCCACGATTGCCGACGGCGCAGCCCACCTCCCTCACCAGCGAGCCGGAACCCTCACGCGAACCGGAACCCTCACGCGAACCGGTCGGCACCCTGGCCTCCCTGCGCTGGGCAGGCCGCCACGCCGTGGCGCGCTACGCCGTCGTGCTCACCGCCTGCGCCCACTCGGTGATGGTGATGGTCATGGTGATGACCCCGGTGCACCTGGCTCACCACGGCATGTCCCTGACGGTGGTGGGCGTGGTGATCAGCCTGCACATCCTCGGCATGTTCGGGCTCAGCCCCGTGTTCGGATGGTGCGCCGACCGGTTCGGCGGGGTGCGCACCGGCGCCGGGGGCATGGCGGGCCTGGTGGTGGCGCTCGTGCTCGGTCTCGTGGCCGCGCAGGAAACGGCCGGGGGAGTGCTCACCGCCGTGGCCCTGACAGTGCTCGGGGTGGGGTGGTCGGCGTGCGTGATCGGAGCCTCGGCGCTGCTCGCCGCGACAGAAGGGCACGTGCGGCTGCCGCTGCAGGGCGCCACTGACGCCGGGATGAACGGTGCCGGAGCGCTCGCGGCCGCGCTCGCCGGGCCGATCCTGGCCTGGGGCGGGTTCACGGCGGTGAATGTCGCCGGTGCGGTGCTGCTGGTGCCGGCCGTGGTGGTGCTGGTCGCGGCGCTGCGGGCGGGCCGGGTGAAGGCGCCCGCTGTGGCCTAA
- a CDS encoding ABC transporter ATP-binding protein — protein MIVLDGATKRYGSTTVLDHVSLSFGGEGVTALIGPNGAGKSTLFSVIGRLIQPEEGRVLVDDLDVASAPSRTLATRLAVLRQDNHIAARLTVADLVEFGRFPHSRGRMTTEDRDHVERALDYLDLQPYRARYLDQLSGGQRQRAFVAMVLAQDTQYVLLDEPLNNLDLKHAVEIMRLLRRMADELGKRIVVVLHDINVAARYCDRIVAMRDGRVVCDGPAVEVMDPAVLESVYDLPVDVREIDGQLVALTAG, from the coding sequence ATGATCGTGCTCGACGGCGCCACCAAGCGCTATGGCTCCACGACCGTGCTCGATCATGTCTCGTTGAGCTTCGGTGGGGAGGGTGTGACAGCGCTCATCGGCCCCAACGGTGCCGGCAAGTCGACGCTGTTCTCAGTGATCGGGCGGCTGATCCAACCCGAGGAAGGGCGCGTGCTCGTGGACGACCTCGACGTCGCCTCGGCCCCCTCGCGCACCCTGGCCACCCGGCTGGCGGTGCTGCGGCAGGACAACCACATCGCCGCCCGGCTCACGGTGGCGGACCTGGTGGAGTTCGGCCGGTTCCCTCACTCGCGCGGGCGGATGACCACCGAGGATCGTGACCACGTGGAGCGGGCGCTCGACTACCTGGATCTGCAGCCCTACCGTGCCCGCTACCTGGACCAGCTCTCCGGCGGGCAGCGTCAGCGTGCCTTCGTGGCGATGGTGCTCGCCCAGGACACCCAGTACGTGCTGCTGGATGAGCCGCTGAACAACCTCGACCTCAAACATGCCGTGGAGATCATGCGGCTGTTGCGGCGCATGGCCGACGAGCTCGGCAAGCGGATCGTGGTGGTGCTGCACGACATCAACGTCGCCGCCCGGTACTGCGACCGGATCGTGGCGATGCGGGACGGGCGCGTGGTCTGTGACGGGCCGGCGGTCGAGGTGATGGATCCGGCGGTGCTGGAGTCCGTCTACGACCTGCCGGTGGATGTGCGCGAGATCGACGGGCAGTTGGTGGCGCTCACGGCGGGGTAG
- a CDS encoding helix-turn-helix domain-containing protein yields the protein MAGIPFSTPTQVGAAIRGARIRAGITQAELAERAGVSRRWLIAVEAGDGQRAELGKVLDTLDSLDLAIVAEQRGNHDGLLDLLDGT from the coding sequence GTGGCTGGCATTCCGTTCAGTACGCCCACTCAGGTCGGGGCAGCGATACGCGGCGCCCGGATCCGGGCCGGCATCACCCAGGCTGAACTTGCTGAACGTGCCGGTGTCAGCCGACGGTGGCTGATTGCCGTGGAGGCCGGGGACGGGCAGCGTGCTGAGCTCGGGAAAGTCCTCGACACCCTGGATTCCCTGGATCTGGCGATCGTCGCCGAGCAGCGCGGTAATCACGATGGGCTCCTCGACCTGTTGGACGGGACATGA
- a CDS encoding acyltransferase family protein, with protein sequence MTPIATSASSPRLAWIDVAKAVAIVLVVLYHVSVAGAGQLLPGSVSHVISWWSDVSRALIPVRMPLFFLASGLLASSAIERPWRRLWRPRVGNLLWPFLLWSVLFAVLCAPRYDPEDPGRYMRSSLEAIGFGGTAYWFLSVLVVFFVTARLLRRFRYVLLLAGVALVAIAPLVSSFLVDTLDTPQALASNISRVCYFAVWYFVGCFGRPAVERIASGATWLTAASAGGLYVGFAWAIYVAGIAGSITPLLILAMNVLGLVTACQLAFLTARSGAVRRVSRYLAGRTLAIYVLHPILLSGLILLLRRDDGTTVLPLTSPVVDALLFPVVTAMLVVVSTALYDLSQKVGARWLFALPGGRRDSQPLPVSSTPGQ encoded by the coding sequence ATGACCCCGATCGCCACATCTGCCTCGTCGCCCCGGCTCGCCTGGATCGATGTCGCGAAGGCGGTCGCGATCGTCCTGGTCGTGCTTTACCACGTGAGTGTGGCCGGTGCAGGTCAGCTACTCCCGGGGTCGGTCAGCCATGTCATCTCCTGGTGGAGCGATGTCAGCAGGGCCCTCATCCCGGTGCGGATGCCGCTGTTCTTCCTTGCCTCGGGACTCCTTGCGAGCAGTGCGATCGAACGCCCGTGGCGGCGGCTGTGGCGACCTCGGGTCGGGAATCTGCTGTGGCCGTTCCTGTTGTGGAGCGTGCTGTTCGCCGTCCTCTGCGCTCCGCGGTACGACCCGGAGGATCCGGGGCGCTACATGCGCTCGAGCCTGGAGGCGATCGGTTTCGGCGGTACTGCCTACTGGTTCCTCTCGGTGCTGGTCGTCTTCTTCGTCACGGCCCGGCTCCTGCGGCGGTTCCGCTACGTTCTGCTGCTGGCCGGTGTGGCTCTGGTGGCGATCGCGCCGCTGGTCTCCTCGTTCCTGGTCGACACACTGGACACCCCCCAAGCACTGGCGTCGAACATCTCGCGCGTGTGCTACTTCGCGGTCTGGTACTTCGTCGGGTGCTTCGGCCGACCGGCGGTCGAGCGGATCGCGTCCGGTGCCACCTGGCTGACCGCCGCCTCGGCGGGCGGGCTCTATGTCGGCTTCGCCTGGGCGATCTACGTCGCCGGTATCGCGGGCAGCATCACGCCGCTGCTGATCCTGGCGATGAACGTGCTCGGCCTGGTCACCGCGTGTCAGCTGGCGTTCCTCACCGCCAGATCGGGAGCCGTCCGGCGAGTGAGCCGCTACCTCGCGGGGCGCACGCTGGCGATCTACGTGCTCCACCCGATCCTGCTCAGTGGTCTGATCCTGTTGCTGCGCCGTGACGACGGTACGACCGTGCTTCCGCTGACCAGCCCGGTGGTCGATGCCCTGCTGTTCCCGGTGGTCACCGCGATGCTGGTCGTGGTCTCGACGGCCCTGTATGACCTGAGCCAGAAGGTCGGCGCTCGGTGGCTCTTCGCTCTACCCGGTGGCCGACGAGACTCGCAGCCTCTACCCGTCTCGTCCACCCCGGGGCAGTGA
- the ahcY gene encoding adenosylhomocysteinase: MTFSELPGRYKVRDLSLAAAGRHQIRLAEHEMPGLMALREEYGESQPLRGARIAGSLHMTVQTAVLIETLTALGAQVRWASCNIFSTQDEAAAAVAVGPHGSPEDPQGVPVFAWKGESLTEYWDCTEQILLWPEEGPNLILDDGGDATMLVHEGRRFEQTGAIPADPEPGEQGYSDELLVFRTVLRRSLAADSQRWTRIAAGIRGVSEETTTGVHRLYQLAAAGELLFPAINVNDSVTKSKFDNRYGIRHSLPDGINRATDILIGGKVAVVCGYGDVGKGAAEALRGQGARVIVTEVDPICALQAAMDGYQVARLESVLDSGDFFITTTGNVDVITADHLVGMKNKAVVGNIGHFDNEIDIAGLSRVPGVRREEIKPQVHEWVIPADEGQEEKSIIVLSEGRLLNLGNATGHPSFVMSNSFANQVIAQIELHDPNAEYDLDVHRLPKVLDEKVARLHLDALGVELTELTKEQAEYIDVDVAGPYKSEHYRY; the protein is encoded by the coding sequence ATGACGTTCTCCGAGCTCCCCGGTCGCTACAAGGTGCGCGACCTCTCCCTCGCCGCCGCCGGCCGCCACCAGATCCGTCTCGCCGAGCACGAGATGCCCGGTCTGATGGCACTGCGGGAGGAGTACGGCGAGTCCCAGCCGCTGCGGGGAGCCCGGATCGCCGGCTCGCTGCACATGACCGTGCAGACCGCCGTCCTGATCGAAACCCTCACCGCTCTCGGCGCCCAGGTGCGCTGGGCCAGCTGCAACATCTTCTCCACCCAGGACGAGGCCGCCGCCGCCGTGGCGGTCGGCCCGCACGGGAGCCCCGAGGATCCGCAGGGCGTGCCCGTCTTCGCCTGGAAGGGCGAGAGCCTCACCGAGTACTGGGACTGCACCGAGCAGATCCTGCTCTGGCCCGAGGAGGGCCCCAACCTCATCCTCGACGACGGCGGCGACGCCACCATGCTCGTGCACGAGGGGCGCCGGTTCGAGCAGACCGGGGCAATCCCCGCCGACCCCGAACCCGGTGAGCAGGGATACTCCGACGAACTGCTCGTCTTCCGGACCGTCCTGCGCCGCTCCCTCGCCGCCGACTCCCAGCGGTGGACCCGCATCGCCGCCGGAATCCGCGGCGTCAGTGAGGAGACCACCACCGGCGTGCACCGGCTCTACCAGCTCGCCGCCGCCGGGGAGCTGCTGTTCCCGGCGATCAACGTCAACGACTCGGTCACCAAGTCCAAGTTCGACAACCGCTACGGCATCCGCCACTCCCTGCCCGACGGCATCAACCGTGCCACCGACATCCTCATCGGCGGCAAGGTCGCCGTGGTGTGCGGGTACGGGGACGTCGGCAAGGGGGCGGCCGAGGCGTTGCGCGGGCAGGGCGCCCGCGTGATCGTCACCGAAGTCGACCCGATCTGCGCGCTGCAGGCCGCGATGGACGGCTACCAGGTGGCACGGCTGGAGTCCGTCCTCGACTCCGGTGACTTCTTCATCACCACCACCGGCAACGTCGACGTCATCACCGCGGATCACCTGGTCGGGATGAAGAACAAGGCCGTGGTGGGCAACATCGGTCACTTCGACAACGAGATCGACATCGCCGGGCTCTCCCGCGTTCCCGGCGTACGGCGTGAGGAGATCAAGCCGCAGGTGCACGAGTGGGTCATTCCGGCTGATGAGGGCCAGGAGGAGAAATCGATCATTGTGCTCTCCGAGGGCCGGCTCCTCAACCTCGGCAACGCCACCGGCCACCCGTCCTTCGTGATGAGCAACTCCTTCGCCAACCAGGTGATCGCCCAGATCGAGCTACACGATCCGAACGCCGAGTACGATCTGGACGTCCACCGCCTGCCGAAGGTGCTTGATGAGAAGGTCGCCCGTCTCCACCTGGACGCCCTCGGTGTGGAGCTGACCGAACTGACCAAGGAGCAGGCCGAGTACATCGACGTCGACGTCGCCGGCCCCTACAAGTCCGAGCACTACCGATACTGA
- the nhaA gene encoding Na+/H+ antiporter NhaA gives MNDKHDSPLVEPLFGRLSAGGLRNMADTLRGESMGGVLLVVGAVLALIWANSPWQDSYTTIRDSPLAIEALHLDLTVGEWAADGLLAVFFFVVGVELKREIVTGELRRFSTAIVPVAAAVGGMAVPALIYLAINLPAADGAPHGWAIPTATDIAFAVAVLALVGKWLPASLRAFLLTLAVVDDLLAIIVIAIAYSDGLTLAWLLAAAACVTAFALLVRRGITCWYLLIPLAILAWLTMHASGIHATIAGVALGMVAPAVPLRGKAADRLPRQLSRDASVAEYFEHLWRPISSGVVVPVFALFTAGVSVDPSVLSEAIADPVAAGVAFGLVLGKPVGIVAATWLISRTRHANLAPGLGWTDVLGVGALAGIGFTVSLLVAELAFGVGHPRDEHAKLAVLSASILAALVGCAILTWRGRVHRLRGSHGFADGDENSE, from the coding sequence ATGAACGACAAGCACGACTCACCCCTGGTTGAACCGCTGTTCGGCCGGCTCTCCGCTGGCGGCCTGCGGAACATGGCCGACACCCTCCGGGGTGAGTCGATGGGAGGGGTGCTCCTCGTCGTCGGGGCCGTGCTCGCCCTGATCTGGGCCAACTCACCGTGGCAGGACTCCTACACCACCATCCGCGACAGCCCGCTCGCGATCGAGGCACTCCACCTGGATCTCACCGTGGGGGAGTGGGCCGCGGACGGCCTGCTGGCCGTGTTCTTCTTCGTGGTCGGGGTGGAGCTCAAGCGGGAGATCGTCACCGGCGAGCTGCGCAGATTCTCGACGGCGATCGTCCCCGTGGCAGCAGCCGTGGGCGGGATGGCCGTGCCCGCCCTGATCTACCTGGCGATCAACCTCCCGGCCGCCGACGGCGCCCCGCACGGCTGGGCGATTCCCACGGCCACCGACATCGCCTTCGCCGTGGCCGTGCTGGCGCTGGTGGGCAAGTGGTTGCCGGCCTCATTGCGAGCGTTCCTGCTCACTCTCGCCGTGGTGGACGACCTGCTGGCCATCATCGTGATCGCCATCGCCTACAGCGACGGCCTTACCCTCGCCTGGTTGCTCGCCGCCGCAGCCTGCGTGACCGCGTTCGCGCTGCTGGTACGGCGAGGAATCACCTGCTGGTACCTGCTGATCCCGCTCGCGATCCTTGCCTGGCTGACCATGCACGCCTCCGGCATCCACGCCACGATCGCAGGCGTCGCGCTCGGGATGGTCGCCCCGGCCGTGCCGCTGCGTGGCAAGGCCGCCGACCGGCTGCCGCGTCAGCTCTCCCGCGACGCCTCCGTAGCCGAGTACTTCGAACACCTGTGGCGCCCGATCTCCTCCGGCGTGGTGGTACCGGTCTTCGCGCTCTTCACTGCCGGGGTCTCGGTGGATCCGAGCGTGCTGAGCGAAGCGATCGCCGATCCGGTGGCCGCCGGGGTGGCGTTCGGGCTCGTGCTCGGCAAACCGGTCGGGATTGTCGCGGCCACCTGGCTGATCTCGCGCACCCGGCACGCCAACCTCGCCCCCGGGCTGGGGTGGACCGACGTGCTCGGCGTCGGTGCCCTGGCCGGGATCGGGTTCACTGTCTCCCTGCTGGTGGCCGAGCTGGCGTTCGGCGTCGGGCATCCGCGGGACGAGCACGCCAAGCTCGCGGTGCTCTCGGCCTCGATCCTCGCGGCACTCGTGGGCTGCGCCATTCTCACGTGGCGGGGCCGGGTGCACCGGCTGCGTGGGAGTCACGGTTTCGCCGACGGCGACGAGAACTCCGAGTAA
- a CDS encoding type II toxin-antitoxin system HipA family toxin: MTGQRLAVILYGQHVADLDQTAGGQHVLRYRDTSETTPLSLTMPPGGGPFKHQVVEPVLEGLLPEREGVRESIAREFGVSARNPFALLSHIGLDCAGAVQFCPEDKIPDVLGRHAELLPLSTRDISNRIAALRSDPGATWLAPSEHWSLAGAQSKFAIRREGNRWFSATGAAPTTHIVKPGVDGIRLQALNEHISLQVARRVGLSAARSQWMHFDDEAALVVERYDRRRDAEGGLVRLHQEDLCQATSTYPTDKYESDGGPCAVRIVDLLRRYSRRGDRQRNVDSFVEALAFNVLLQAPDAHAKNYSVLLVADTVRLAPLYDVASGAPYDTGEDSGLRDSAMAIGGRRRFAQIDLGRWERFAREAALEQERVVERVRDLAARIPDAMSEVFAAEERAGTSGVDELRKRMLDPIARRCAVVAGG, encoded by the coding sequence ATGACGGGCCAGCGGCTGGCCGTGATCCTCTACGGTCAGCACGTTGCCGATCTTGATCAGACTGCCGGCGGTCAGCATGTGTTGCGCTATCGCGACACTTCCGAGACCACACCCTTGTCGCTGACTATGCCGCCCGGGGGCGGCCCGTTCAAGCATCAGGTGGTCGAACCCGTGCTGGAAGGCCTGCTGCCGGAGCGAGAGGGTGTACGCGAGTCGATAGCGCGAGAGTTCGGCGTGTCTGCACGGAACCCGTTCGCGTTGCTCAGCCACATCGGACTGGACTGCGCCGGGGCGGTGCAGTTCTGCCCCGAAGACAAGATTCCTGATGTGCTCGGTCGACATGCCGAGTTGCTACCCCTCTCGACCCGCGATATCAGTAATCGGATCGCTGCGCTTCGCAGCGATCCTGGAGCCACATGGCTCGCGCCGAGCGAGCACTGGTCCTTGGCCGGAGCCCAGTCGAAGTTCGCGATCCGACGCGAGGGGAATCGATGGTTCTCAGCGACTGGTGCTGCCCCCACGACCCACATCGTTAAGCCTGGTGTTGACGGAATTCGCCTGCAGGCGCTGAACGAGCACATCAGCCTGCAAGTGGCTCGGCGAGTCGGCCTCTCTGCGGCTCGTTCGCAGTGGATGCACTTTGATGACGAGGCCGCTCTCGTTGTCGAGCGATACGATCGCCGTCGTGACGCGGAGGGCGGCCTCGTGCGCCTACACCAAGAGGACCTGTGCCAGGCGACGAGTACCTACCCCACCGACAAGTACGAGTCCGACGGGGGTCCGTGCGCGGTCCGGATCGTCGATCTGCTGCGCCGGTACAGCAGACGTGGCGACCGCCAGCGCAATGTGGACTCGTTCGTCGAGGCCTTGGCATTCAACGTGCTGTTGCAGGCTCCAGATGCCCACGCCAAGAACTACTCGGTCCTGCTCGTCGCAGACACGGTCCGGTTGGCTCCTCTGTACGACGTCGCTTCAGGCGCTCCCTACGACACCGGAGAAGACTCCGGGTTGCGGGACTCCGCCATGGCGATCGGGGGGCGCCGCAGGTTTGCTCAGATCGACCTGGGGCGGTGGGAGCGATTCGCCCGTGAAGCTGCGCTCGAGCAGGAGCGCGTGGTTGAGCGGGTCCGCGATCTCGCTGCCAGAATTCCCGACGCCATGTCTGAGGTGTTCGCGGCTGAGGAGAGGGCTGGCACGTCGGGCGTCGATGAACTGCGGAAGCGGATGCTCGACCCGATCGCGCGGCGATGTGCCGTCGTCGCGGGTGGATAG
- a CDS encoding ABC transporter permease, with protein MTAVTNHAPTPARTSRTGVGVVVGMALLVLTVTSVFIGVSDVTPTSLVRADADSHAAFLLLVSRIPRTVAVLLVGASLGIAGLIMQMMVRNRFVEPSTTGVTEFATLGMLGCIVLAPALPVVGKASVAAVFGLAGTWVFLQVIKAVPVRQLVLVPLVGIMLGGVVGAFTTFTAYRMDLLQSLGQWSQGSFASVMAGRYELLWLAGAMVVLAWIAADRFSVIGLGEDFATNLGLNYRRVMAIGMVIIAVITATVLATAGIVPFLGLVVPNVVSLIIGDNVRRAIPWVAGLGAVFILACDILARVVRFPYEIPLSVIVGIVGAGIFLWLLLRKGSRAH; from the coding sequence ATGACCGCCGTGACCAACCATGCGCCCACCCCGGCCCGCACCTCGCGGACCGGGGTGGGCGTCGTCGTCGGGATGGCGCTACTGGTGCTCACGGTGACGAGCGTGTTCATCGGCGTCTCCGATGTCACACCCACCTCGCTGGTACGTGCGGACGCTGACTCCCATGCGGCATTCCTGCTCCTGGTCAGCCGCATCCCGCGCACGGTGGCGGTGCTGCTGGTCGGTGCCTCGCTCGGGATCGCCGGCCTGATCATGCAGATGATGGTGCGCAACCGGTTCGTCGAACCCAGTACCACTGGGGTCACCGAGTTCGCCACGCTCGGCATGCTCGGCTGCATCGTGCTCGCCCCCGCCCTGCCGGTGGTGGGGAAAGCGTCCGTGGCCGCGGTGTTCGGGCTGGCCGGCACCTGGGTGTTCCTCCAGGTGATCAAGGCCGTACCCGTACGACAGCTGGTGCTGGTGCCGCTCGTGGGCATCATGCTCGGGGGAGTGGTCGGAGCCTTCACCACCTTCACCGCCTACCGGATGGATCTGCTGCAGTCCCTGGGCCAGTGGTCCCAGGGCAGCTTCGCCTCGGTGATGGCCGGACGCTACGAGCTGCTCTGGCTCGCCGGAGCCATGGTGGTCCTCGCCTGGATCGCCGCCGACCGGTTCTCCGTGATCGGCCTCGGTGAGGACTTCGCCACCAACCTCGGGCTGAACTACCGCCGGGTGATGGCGATCGGAATGGTCATCATCGCGGTCATCACCGCCACGGTGCTGGCCACTGCCGGGATCGTGCCGTTCCTGGGCCTGGTTGTGCCGAACGTCGTCAGCCTGATCATCGGCGACAACGTGCGCCGGGCGATCCCGTGGGTCGCTGGGCTGGGCGCTGTGTTCATCCTCGCCTGCGACATCCTGGCCCGGGTGGTGCGATTCCCCTACGAGATCCCCCTCTCGGTGATCGTGGGCATCGTCGGCGCCGGCATCTTCCTCTGGCTGCTGCTGCGGAAGGGGTCTCGTGCTCACTGA
- a CDS encoding iron chelate uptake ABC transporter family permease subunit: MLTDPTTTDTPARTGVRVAGDPAPAPAAAGSPAQGEAHDAAQARGLRRLWQSPGVRLAVLGCAVVILVACYLLTDVPGSLAFAVKIRGMTVLAMLVVSIAVGISTVVFHTITANRILTPSIMGFDAFYGLVATAMVFFGGSAAFLNADTLTLWFVQLVVMVAFSVLLFTWLFGGKRRSLHLMLLVGIVLGTFLRALAEWMQRMLDPLDFQVVTDAMFASLSRPDETLLMLTGGLVAAGVVALIPLLRILDVLTLGESMAVGLGVDHRRVVMGLFAIVSVMVAASTSMVGPILFFGLIVSNLAYSYVGTFRHRYTLPAAVGLGMVCLVGGQLVLERVFGFGGALAMIIEFAGGMFFLYLVLRKGAR, translated from the coding sequence GTGCTCACTGATCCGACGACGACGGACACCCCCGCCCGTACGGGCGTCAGGGTCGCCGGCGATCCTGCACCTGCCCCTGCGGCCGCCGGGTCACCGGCGCAAGGCGAGGCCCACGACGCCGCACAAGCACGCGGCTTGCGCAGACTGTGGCAAAGCCCTGGCGTCCGACTCGCGGTCCTGGGCTGCGCCGTCGTGATCCTCGTGGCCTGCTACCTGCTCACTGACGTGCCCGGATCGCTCGCGTTCGCCGTGAAGATCCGGGGGATGACCGTACTGGCCATGCTGGTGGTGTCGATCGCGGTGGGCATCTCGACAGTCGTGTTCCACACGATCACGGCCAACCGCATCCTGACGCCCTCCATCATGGGATTCGACGCGTTCTACGGCCTCGTGGCCACCGCGATGGTGTTCTTCGGGGGCTCCGCGGCCTTCCTGAACGCCGACACGCTCACGCTGTGGTTCGTGCAACTGGTCGTGATGGTGGCGTTCAGCGTGCTGCTGTTCACGTGGCTGTTCGGCGGAAAACGGCGCTCGCTGCACCTGATGCTGCTGGTGGGCATCGTGCTCGGCACGTTCCTGCGGGCGCTCGCGGAGTGGATGCAGCGGATGCTCGATCCGCTCGACTTCCAAGTCGTCACCGATGCGATGTTCGCCTCGCTGAGCCGGCCCGACGAGACGCTGCTGATGCTCACCGGCGGGCTTGTGGCGGCCGGGGTGGTGGCGCTGATCCCGCTGCTGCGGATCCTGGACGTGCTGACGCTGGGGGAGTCGATGGCGGTGGGGTTGGGGGTGGACCATCGGCGCGTGGTGATGGGGCTGTTCGCCATCGTCTCGGTGATGGTGGCTGCCTCCACGTCCATGGTCGGCCCGATCCTCTTCTTCGGGCTGATCGTTTCCAACCTCGCCTACTCCTATGTGGGCACGTTCCGGCACCGCTACACGCTGCCGGCCGCCGTCGGGCTGGGCATGGTGTGCCTCGTGGGCGGGCAGCTCGTGCTGGAGCGGGTGTTCGGCTTCGGGGGTGCGCTGGCGATGATCATCGAGTTCGCCGGTGGCATGTTCTTCCTCTACCTCGTGCTGCGAAAGGGGGCACGATGA